The following coding sequences are from one Malaciobacter pacificus window:
- a CDS encoding flagellin encodes MRIMTNVSSLTAQESAVNTNKNITSSLEKLSSGLRINKASDDASGLAIADKLRTQVTSLNQSVDNGNSAVAMLQIADKAMAEQSNILDTVKAKLIQASTDTTSTEGREAIRQDISKLLNQLDNIAKQTNYNGRQLISAANGTAASSNHVFQLGEKSGNVISAASITANTTGLAMTTLKGLAANALTLSAAANQQSKVDAAITKLNGHRSTIGSTQNQVESAVRNLMTASTNISAAESVIRDVDYAAESANFNKQNIISQAGSYAISQANAAQQNVLRLLQ; translated from the coding sequence ATGAGAATCATGACTAACGTTTCATCTTTAACTGCACAAGAATCTGCAGTAAATACAAATAAAAATATAACTTCTTCTTTAGAGAAATTATCATCTGGTTTAAGAATTAATAAAGCATCAGATGATGCTTCAGGTTTAGCAATTGCTGATAAATTAAGAACTCAAGTTACATCTTTAAATCAATCAGTTGATAATGGTAACTCTGCAGTTGCTATGTTACAAATTGCAGATAAAGCAATGGCAGAACAATCTAATATTTTAGACACTGTTAAAGCTAAATTAATTCAAGCTTCTACAGATACTACTTCTACTGAAGGTAGAGAAGCTATTAGACAAGATATTTCTAAACTTTTAAACCAGTTAGATAACATTGCAAAACAAACAAACTATAATGGTAGACAATTAATTTCTGCTGCTAACGGTACAGCTGCATCTTCTAACCACGTTTTCCAATTAGGTGAAAAATCTGGTAATGTTATTAGTGCTGCGTCTATTACGGCTAATACTACTGGTTTAGCAATGACTACATTAAAAGGTTTAGCTGCAAATGCTTTAACTTTATCAGCTGCTGCAAATCAACAATCAAAAGTTGATGCTGCTATTACTAAATTAAATGGTCATAGATCAACAATAGGTTCTACTCAAAATCAAGTTGAATCTGCTGTTAGAAACTTAATGACTGCTTCTACGAATATCAGTGCAGCTGAGTCTGTAATTAGAGATGTTGATTACGCTGCTGAAAGTGCAAACTTCAACAAACAAAACATCATCTCGCAAGCTGGTTCTTACGCTATTTCTCAAGCTAATGCTGCTCAACAAAATGTGTTAAGATTACTTCAATAA